Genomic segment of Vibrio celticus:
TGGTGGTGGCTTCTGGCCTCCGTTTGCGGTCGCGATTGTGGGCGGTACCGTGTTAACCACGCTTATCTCGTTCTACTTTGTGCCGGTGGTTTATCACTTGATGACTCGAAATCAGCGAAAAACCATCGCGATTCAAGCGGCATAACTGTTTTTCAATTTAACGTCTCTTCTATTTAACTGCTCTTCAATTGCCCATAATCGAGCCGTATCTGGCTCGATTATGGTGTTGTTATTCTCAATAAATTCATCCCAATATCTACCATTTTGTTGGTCTTTTCACCGCTATTACGCTCTCAATGAGTCAAATTATCCTTTCTGTTAGTCATAATATTCTTTCAATCCGTCACAGTAGTGCATCGGTGAATGCTTGGTTATCTTGCTGGTGAATGAGTGGGTATTTTGAATAATCTAACCAGTGAATACCTTGTAAATGGTGTGTGAATTCACAATCTTGACGGGCGTCACACTTCTATTTATTCGCTCTTTCTAATGTACCTTGAACTGGCTCTGAGCTGTGGTGACGCGCGAGTGTTTATCTGCTTTTTATAAATCCCTTGTCAGCACTGGCTCTACCCATGTAGCACGCTACAGGTGTGTGTCTTAATCATCTTCTACTTCTTAGTTTTCGCATCTATAAATGGAAGGTTAGTTTCCAAGTTTGTTTGGTGAGCTTTCAAATTCAACTCTTCATAATGCGCCAAATGTAACAATGCATTTCAAAGTGTAACAATTAAGTCATATTTTCTGTGTGGTTTTAACCCAGCAGTAACGGGCTCTATTGCATTGCTTTTTGAGATGCGGCGTTTCACATGCTCAACACATAAATATTCTAATGATCATGACAACCAGTACTTAGGCATTCGTTCTGAGGCTGGATAACCATCGAGAAAGTTAATGGAAGCTTCAAGATATAAACGCATTTTATCGAGGACAAGTTTGTCGAAGATTGGTTTGCTGGGAACCATTCTGATGCTCGAAGGATGTAACTCCGCATTGCTCGACCCAAAAGGTAGCGTTGGCGTTCAGGAAAAAGAGCTGATTATTACGGCTCTGTTGCTGATGTTGATTGTCGTCATCCCAGTAATTCTGATGACCATCTACTTTGCTTACCGATACCGAGAAAGCAATACCACGGAAGAGTATGCACCAGACTGGGCGCACTCAACCAAAATTGAAATAGTGGTATGGACAATTCCAATCATCATTATTGCGATTCTAGCCACCATCACTTGGCGAACAACCCATGAACTGGAGCCATCAAAGCCTCTGGAAAGTGACGTTAAACCCATGGTGATCGAAGTGGTCTCTCTGGACTGGAAATGGCTGTTCATCTATCCGGAGCAAAACATTGCGACGGTTAACTATGTTGCGTTCCCAAAAGATGTTCCGGTGACGTTTAAGCTGACTTCAGACAACATCATGAACGCGTTCTTTATCCCGCGTCTTGGTTCGCAGATCTACGTGATGCCGGGAATGGTGACTAAGTTGAATTTGATTGCAAACCACGAAGGCGACTTCAAAGGTTTTGCTTCGAACTACAGTGGCAAAGGGTTCTCTCAGATGAAATTCACCGCATCGGCCATGCCTGATCAAGTGGCGTTTTTAAATTGGGTAGAGAAAGTGAAAGCAAGTCCTGATCGCATCGAAGATTGGGAGCAGTTCCGTTCATTGGCCGCGCCAAGTGTGGCTGAGCCTGTGACGCTGTTTTCTAGTATCCCACCATTTTTATTCACTGATGTCGTGACCCAGCACCCTGGTTCAATGAACTGTCTGCCGGAAACCCAAGGATAATCGTCATGTTTGGAAGATTAACTCTAGACTCAATTCCCTACCACGAACCCATTATTTTGGTCACCTTAACCATGATTGCTTTGGTGGGTGCTTTAGTGGTGTACGCGGTCACTAAAGCTGGTAAATGGCAATACCTCTGGAATGAATGGTTTACATCTGTAGACCACAAAAAACTGGGCTTCATGTACATTGCGGTTGCGATGGTGATGTTAGTTCGTGGCTTTGCCGATGCGGTCATGATGCGCAGTCAGCAATTGCTTTCTGCAGCTGGTGAGACAGGCTATTTACCTCCGCACCACTACGATCAGATCTTCACGGCTCACGGCGTGATCATGATTTTCTTCGTCGCGATGCCATTGGTTATCGGTTTGATGAACATCATCGTACCGCTGCAAATTGGTGCTCGTGATGTTGCATTCCCTTATCTGAATAACTTGAGCTTCTGGCTGTTTGTGGTGGGTATTATCCTAACCAACATGTCACTGGGCTTGGGTGAGTTTGGCCGAACGGGTTGGTTGGCGTATCCGCCGCTGTCTGGCATTGAGGCGAGCCCAGGAGTCGGGGTCGATTATTGGATATGGGCGCTGCAAATATCCGGTGTGGGTACCACGTTAACGGGTGTGAACTTCTTCGCGACTATTTTGCGCATGCGTACGCCGTCTATGCCAATGATGAAGATGCCTGTATTCACTTGGGCATCTCTGTGTGCCAACATCCTGATCATCATCTCTTTCCCAATCCTAACGGTCACCATCGCGTTACTGACGTTGGATAGATACATCGGCACGCACTTCTTCACCAACGACCTTGGTGGCAACGTGATGATGTATGTGAACCTGATTTGGGCATGGGGACACCCTGAGGTGTACATCCTGATCTTGCCTATCTTCGGTGTGTTCTCTGAAGTGACTGCAACCTTCTCTCGCAAAAAACTGTTTGGTTATACCTCGCTGGTATGGGCGACGGTGGCTATCACTATTTTAGCGTTTGTGGTTTGGCTGCATCACTTCTTCACTATGGGTTCTGGCGCCAATGTGAATGCCTTCTTCGGCATCGCGACCATGATTATCTCAATCCCAACCGGGGTTAAGATCTTCAACTGGCTGTTCACCATGTACAAAGGTCGTATCCGCTTCACCACTCCAATGATGTGGACGGTCGGTTTCCTTATCACCTTCACTGTTGGTGGTATGACAGGCGTATTGATGGCGGTTCCGGGCGCAGATTTCATCCTGCATAACTCGGTATTCCTGATCGCGCACTTCCACAACGTAATCATCGGTGGCGTGGTCTTCGGCTGTTTTGCTGCGATTGGCTACTGGTTCCCGAAAGCGACCGGCTTCACTCTGAACGAGCTTTGGGGCAAACGCGCATTCTACTGCTGGATCATCGGTTTCTTGATGGCGTTCTTGCCGCTTTACGCTCTGGGCTTTATGGGCATGACGCGTCGTTTGAGCCAAGACATCAACCCTGAATTCTTCCCTCTACTGGCGGTTGCGGCTGCAGGTACGGGTGTGATTGCGATGGGTGTTGTTTGTCAGTTCGTGCAGATTTACGTGAGTGTTCGTGACCGCGACCAAAACCGAGATCTAACGGGTGACCCGTGGGGCGGACGCACATTCGAATGGGCAACGTCTTCACCACCGCCGTTCTACAACTTCGCAAAACTGCCTAATGGCGATGAGATCGATTCGTTCTGGTATCAAAAGCAAAGTGGTGAGTTTGATCCAACTCAGGAAGAAGAATACGAACGTATTCACATGCCGAATAATACACCGACAGGCATTTATGTGTCTGCATGGGCGTTGGCATTTGGCTTCGCAATGATTTGGTACATCTGGTGGCTAGCGGCTGCAAGCTTAGTGGGCATTGTGGTGACGTGTATTCAACACAGCTACAACGACGATGTGGATTACTACGTGGAAGTTGAAGAGATCAAAGCGATTGAAGCGGCTCGACGTGCACAGCTTGAAGAAGCGAGGAAACAGTCAGTGAAGGGCGACAACTCTGGTCGTGGTAACAGCGCTGACAGTGATACTGATAGTGATAACAACGAAAATAAAGATGATTTGGAGACGACGTATGCAAGCTAATACTCCGTCACACACTTATGATCTTGCACACTCGCATGATCATCACCATGAAGCTGCGGGCAATAAATTGTTTGGCTTCTGGGTTTACTTGATGAGTGACTGTGTCCTGTTTGCCACGCTTTTCGCGACTTATGCCGTGCTTGAGAGTGGATCTATTGCAGGGCCGACAGGTCAAGACATCTTTGAACTGCCGTTCGTGTTTGTCGAAACCATGATGCTGCTGTTCAGTAGTATCACCTTCGGCTTTGGCATGATTGCGATGAAGCGCAAAGACGTGACCGGACTGAAGCGCTGGATCAAAGTGACTTTCGTATTGGGCTTAGCCTTCATCTGTATGGAAGTGTATGAATTTCATCACTTGATTGCAGAAGGCTATGGTCCTCAAGAGAGTGCGTTCCTTTCAGCATTCTTTACCTTGGTTGGCACACACGGCTTGCACGTAACGTTTGGTCTGATTTGGATGGCGGTGGCTTATCACCAGCTTTCAACCAAAGGCTTGAACGACAACATGTCGATGCGTTTCCAGTGCTTAAGCCTGTTTTGGCACTTCCTTGATATTGTTTGGATTTGTGTATTTACCATCGTGTACTTAATGGGGGTGATGTAATGGAACAGCATCTAGACAGCGGTGCAACGGATTATGTGAAAGGCTTTATTGCGTCACTGATTCTCACCATTATTCCGTTCTACATTGTGTGGGCACATGCGCTACCAAGCACGGAAACTTACGTGATCTTGTTCGGTTGTGCGCTGGTGCAAATCTTTGTCCACTTTAAGTACTTCTTGCACATGGAAGCGAAATCTTCCGATGGGCGTTGGAACTTGGTGTCATTGATGTTTACTGCCATTGTTGTATTGATTCTTATCGCTGGCTCGGTATGGATCATCTACAACATGAACGTCAACATGAAGTTGTAGGCTAGGGTATGCTGAAAAGATATCTGTCTATTACCAAACCGGGCATCATTTTCGGCAACCTGATTTCTGTTGCGGCGGGGTTCTTCCTCGCCGCAAAAACAGAACCCGCCAGTGCGATGTTGTTAGTCACAACATTAGCGGGAGTGGGACTTGTGATTGCATCAGGTTGTGTTGTGAACAACATCTTTGATCGAGATATCGACCAAAAGATGAAACGCACACAGAATCGAGAATTGGTCCAAGGCAACATCAATACAGACGTCGCGTTCGTTTATGCCTTGGTTTTACTACTCTCAGGCACAGCGCTTCTGTTCCAGTTCGCTAATCCGATCTCTGCGGTCATGGTGTTGCTTGGCTATGTGTTTTACGTCTTTTTCTACACCATGTGGTACAAGCGTACATCGGTTTATGGCACTTTAGTCGGCAGTATTTCGGGAGCCGTTCCGCCATTGGTGGGTTATTTGGCGGTGACGAATTACATCAGCCTTGAAGCGGTATTGTTGTTTGTGATGTTCTGCTTATGGCAAATGCCACACTCGTACGCGATCGCGATGTTCCGCCTTCAAGATTATCGAGATGCAGGCATTCCTGTGTTACCGGTGAAAGAGGGCGTCGACAAAGCGCATCAACACATGAAAGCCTATGTAGTGGCGTTTGGTGCAGTATCATTGGCGCTGTTCCTACTCGGGGAAGCAGGTTATGAATACCTCGCGGTGTCGGCGGCGGTTTGCTTTATGTGGACCAAAGTGACATTTCGCAAAGTTGATTGCCTCAACTACATCCAGTGGTCAAAGACCGTCTTCAAGGTCTCTCTGCTGGTGGTCATGAGCATCAGTGGTGTACTGGGGCTGGAGTTGATTCCGTTGCCTACGCTTTTTTGATTTAAGTTTGTCGTTGAACCCTCAATGTTCTGAAGTCCGAGGGTTTGACGACTTTTTATCTGTCCCGCTTTAAGCTATTACCCTTCAAAAATATCACTCAGCCAATCTTCAAGCTGCTCTCGTTTATCTTGTGGGCCGTTGATGATCACTAAGCCGTTTAGTGTTGCGTGATCCCAAGAGATGGTGCCAGTTGCTAACGCATCGAACACATCGAGTTCCGTAATTAGTAATAGATCTTCCTCGGTAGGCAAAGTATCTCTGCCTGAGACATCGACCCCCTTCTCAAATTTCACTTGGCTGTAATGACCTTTGATTGCTTCGAACAAGTTGAACTCAATTTTGCTTGGGTGGGGTTTCGCAAGCGCGGCCTTGATGGCAAAGACTCGAAAGTGATCCGGCTTATTGAGGTTGTTGAATTCATCGTCTTGTCTGGCTGTAATGACGTTGCCAAATACCTCGAGTGAACCGGGCTCTGTCACCAAACTAAATCCGGTATCTTGGTGAAGACCACAGGCAAACGTGAGTGAAGAGGTAAGCGAAAGAATCAGAGCAAATCGTTTTAACATAATGGTTATCGAGACCTATAACAGGGTTAAGAATCTGACGGCAGAAGCCGAACCTGACGATAAAAAAAGGGACCACAAAGGGTCCCTGTATTTGTTTGTCGTCCATGTGAAGCGGTCAGCGTATTGGTTGATAGTGTGTTAGTGATTGTTTACTAACACGCTATCGTCGAAGAGTTATCATCGAAGAGCTATCGCCGAAGAGCGACCGTTCGAACTCGCTATTAGCGAACGATGAGCATGATCTCTTCTGGAGTCATTGGCTTATCGAAGTAGCTCATGAATTGACCGAAGCCCTTGATGTCGCCATTCGAGAACTTGAATGCACCAGACTGTAGGTTGGTACCAATCACTTGTTGAGCGTTTGGACCCGCAATCAAGATTTGGTTCAATACTGCACGAGTGGTGTTGATTTGAACGTCTGCGCCTTTCACTGCTTCTTCGTGTAACTGAGCAATACCGTTGCGAATTTCGATAGTGAATGCTTCGTTCGTATCAGAGAAGTTGTACGTTAGCATCATGTTCACGTCTAACGAGTTTTCTGCGATAAGCGTTGAAGTCATCATGTCGAAGATCTGCTTGCTTGGTAGCGCAGTAAGAACGTCAACAGAAGCGAAGCTGATCATGTTAGAGAAGTCACGTTTGTTCTCTAGTTCAGCCGCCGCGTTAAGCGCCCAGTTACGCCAGTTGATGTTCACTTGGTCTGCAGCCCATGCTTTGTAAGCTTGTGCTTTCATCTCACGAGCTTCCATATCTTGCTTGTTTACCGTGATTGGGTAAGAAAGAATCTCTGCTGCAAAGGTGTAGTTCTCTGCTTTCATCGCCGCTTTTGCTGTGTCGATGATGTTGTCACGACCGCCCATGATCTCTACGAATGCTTTAGCGCGTTGCTCGTAAGCCATTGGCTCTAGCTGCCATGGATCCGCTTCGAAGAAACCGTTGTAACCTACGTAAATTTGGCGAACGGCGTGTGCAACGGTACCGTAGTGCTCACCTAACCAAGGGTGCTCAGCAAGGTGCTTAGGAAGTTTAACCACTTCAACTAGCTCGTCTGGTGTCATACCTTTGTTCATGTAACGGATTGTTTGGTCATGCGTGTATTGAATCGCATCACGGTAGGCCGTTAATACGTCAGATACCGCTTCTTTACCTTCAACAGGACGACCGTGAGAGTTAATCATGATCTCAGTGTCGAACTTACGCATTACGTCGATGCCCTTGAACCACATTGATGGGTCACGGAATTTAGTACCACGGATGGTGTGAAGGTTAGGGAAGTTCTCACCTTGAAGTACTTCAGCCGCGTGCAGGATTTTCTGCTCTGGGAAGTAAACCACTAACTCATCTTTAGTTTCAGATGGCACGTTCTCGATGTGCATCTTAACGCCAGCAATTTCAATTTCAATGTGGCTTTGGCTTGGTACCAGCAGGTTTGGTTCAATGAACGAGATAGCACCTTGCATGAAGCGCGGACCAAGGCCGTCGTTTACTGTGCCGTGCTCACCTTCTTCTACGTGCTTAGCACCTGTGTAAGAAGTACGGTGACCAAATAGAGTACCTAGGTTTGAAGACCAGTTAGCCACTGCTGCGGTTAGGCCTTCTTATGCGATGATTTTTACTTCGCCTGATGCTACTTCTTCATCAGTCACCCATGCACGCACACCAGAGATGTGGTCGATGTGGTTGTGAGAATAGATGATGGCTTTAACCGGCTTGTCGGTGATTTGACGGAACTGTTCTTTAACCGATTGAGCCATTTCTACCGACTCGCCTGGATCAACAATGATGATGCCGTCCGTACCTTCGATCATTACTGGTGTATCTAGACCGAAACCGTAACCAAGGTAAACGTTGTCATCCACTTTAATGATTGCTTGGTCCATTTTACGACCATGCTTGGTTAGGATTGGATGAACGTGATCAGATTCTTCAGTGTAAGCCAGTGAGTCGCCCGTTTTCGAAACAACTTGGATGCGCTCGCCTTTGTCGGGTGGACGACACTTGTTACCAAGTGCCGTCTCCCTTAGAACCCAGCGTGCAACTTTCACTGCACTAGGCTCAAGCCTCCACAAAGGCATCAAATGATACCCAGCAACTTATAAAGCAGTCGAAGCAGGTTCGTTCCAAGAGTTACGAGCTAGCCTTTTGGCTTTTCTTTTAACCAAGTATTCTTGGTAAAGAGGGTCAAAGGGTGTCGCTGCACTTCGGATTTTCACATGTCTTTCTATCGGCACTTTAGCTATTTGGAAGAGATTGAACTGGCAATCCATATCCATGATCTTCTGCCAACCGTGAAAATGCCATTGGCCTTTTCGGTTGATGAAGTATTTTAGAGCGATCCAAGTTTTAGACTTTGTTGGATGACGCCTTTTAGCCCAGTGCCATAACGTATGAAATAGCTTGTGACCTACATATCCGAAGGCCTGTTTAGCCACGCAGTGTCGATAATAGTTCGACCATCCCCTGAGTTTCGGATTTATCAATTTGATAAGATCATTTACTGGCAGGGTTACGTGCTTTTTGACGAGTTCACGTAGATTACTTAAGAACATCAACGTATTGGATTTACTCGGCTTAATGAGCAGTTTCCCTTTGTACTTCCTATGGTTGAACCCAAGAAAATCAAAGCCATCGTTGATATGAGTAATGTGCGTTTTCTCTTCGGATAATGTTAAGCCTCTTTCCGCTAAGAAGTCAGCAATCAACGGTTTGATATCGTTCTCCAGCACTTCCTTTGAAGCGCAAGTGACGACGAAATCGTCGGCGTATCCAATAAAGTTAGCTCTTGCACCCTTTTTGAGTGCGGTAGACTTAATGCGCTGTTCGAGACCCGAGAGCGTAATCAACATCAAGGTTGGAGATATAATCCCACCTTGAGGTGTGCCTTCATCGGTGTCATAAAATAGCCCTTTGTCTACAAAACCAGACTTTAGCCATTGCTCCAACATACGTTTATCAACAGCAACATTGTCCATAAGCCATTGATGCCCGATTTTGTCAAAACAGGCTTTGATGTCCCCTTCGAGAACCCATTGTGCTGACCGTTTCTGACTCAAGCAGATAAAACAC
This window contains:
- the cyoA gene encoding ubiquinol oxidase subunit II, with the protein product MEASRYKRILSRTSLSKIGLLGTILMLEGCNSALLDPKGSVGVQEKELIITALLLMLIVVIPVILMTIYFAYRYRESNTTEEYAPDWAHSTKIEIVVWTIPIIIIAILATITWRTTHELEPSKPLESDVKPMVIEVVSLDWKWLFIYPEQNIATVNYVAFPKDVPVTFKLTSDNIMNAFFIPRLGSQIYVMPGMVTKLNLIANHEGDFKGFASNYSGKGFSQMKFTASAMPDQVAFLNWVEKVKASPDRIEDWEQFRSLAAPSVAEPVTLFSSIPPFLFTDVVTQHPGSMNCLPETQG
- the cyoB gene encoding cytochrome o ubiquinol oxidase subunit I; the encoded protein is MFGRLTLDSIPYHEPIILVTLTMIALVGALVVYAVTKAGKWQYLWNEWFTSVDHKKLGFMYIAVAMVMLVRGFADAVMMRSQQLLSAAGETGYLPPHHYDQIFTAHGVIMIFFVAMPLVIGLMNIIVPLQIGARDVAFPYLNNLSFWLFVVGIILTNMSLGLGEFGRTGWLAYPPLSGIEASPGVGVDYWIWALQISGVGTTLTGVNFFATILRMRTPSMPMMKMPVFTWASLCANILIIISFPILTVTIALLTLDRYIGTHFFTNDLGGNVMMYVNLIWAWGHPEVYILILPIFGVFSEVTATFSRKKLFGYTSLVWATVAITILAFVVWLHHFFTMGSGANVNAFFGIATMIISIPTGVKIFNWLFTMYKGRIRFTTPMMWTVGFLITFTVGGMTGVLMAVPGADFILHNSVFLIAHFHNVIIGGVVFGCFAAIGYWFPKATGFTLNELWGKRAFYCWIIGFLMAFLPLYALGFMGMTRRLSQDINPEFFPLLAVAAAGTGVIAMGVVCQFVQIYVSVRDRDQNRDLTGDPWGGRTFEWATSSPPPFYNFAKLPNGDEIDSFWYQKQSGEFDPTQEEEYERIHMPNNTPTGIYVSAWALAFGFAMIWYIWWLAAASLVGIVVTCIQHSYNDDVDYYVEVEEIKAIEAARRAQLEEARKQSVKGDNSGRGNSADSDTDSDNNENKDDLETTYAS
- the cyoC gene encoding cytochrome o ubiquinol oxidase subunit III, with the translated sequence MQANTPSHTYDLAHSHDHHHEAAGNKLFGFWVYLMSDCVLFATLFATYAVLESGSIAGPTGQDIFELPFVFVETMMLLFSSITFGFGMIAMKRKDVTGLKRWIKVTFVLGLAFICMEVYEFHHLIAEGYGPQESAFLSAFFTLVGTHGLHVTFGLIWMAVAYHQLSTKGLNDNMSMRFQCLSLFWHFLDIVWICVFTIVYLMGVM
- the cyoD gene encoding cytochrome o ubiquinol oxidase subunit IV; amino-acid sequence: MEQHLDSGATDYVKGFIASLILTIIPFYIVWAHALPSTETYVILFGCALVQIFVHFKYFLHMEAKSSDGRWNLVSLMFTAIVVLILIAGSVWIIYNMNVNMKL
- the cyoE gene encoding heme o synthase → MLKRYLSITKPGIIFGNLISVAAGFFLAAKTEPASAMLLVTTLAGVGLVIASGCVVNNIFDRDIDQKMKRTQNRELVQGNINTDVAFVYALVLLLSGTALLFQFANPISAVMVLLGYVFYVFFYTMWYKRTSVYGTLVGSISGAVPPLVGYLAVTNYISLEAVLLFVMFCLWQMPHSYAIAMFRLQDYRDAGIPVLPVKEGVDKAHQHMKAYVVAFGAVSLALFLLGEAGYEYLAVSAAVCFMWTKVTFRKVDCLNYIQWSKTVFKVSLLVVMSISGVLGLELIPLPTLF
- the ltrA gene encoding group II intron reverse transcriptase/maturase, with protein sequence MMISKEISASPDSVQWQSIDWKSVESHVLKLQMRIAKATRDGKHGKAKALQWLLTHSRSAKLLAVKRVSQNKGSKTPGIDGVIWNTDTRRMKAVNQLSRTAYQAKPLKRIYIPKKNGKLRPLGIPCMIDRAQQALHLFALEPVSESLADPNSYGFRPRRSTADAIGQCFICLSQKRSAQWVLEGDIKACFDKIGHQWLMDNVAVDKRMLEQWLKSGFVDKGLFYDTDEGTPQGGIISPTLMLITLSGLEQRIKSTALKKGARANFIGYADDFVVTCASKEVLENDIKPLIADFLAERGLTLSEEKTHITHINDGFDFLGFNHRKYKGKLLIKPSKSNTLMFLSNLRELVKKHVTLPVNDLIKLINPKLRGWSNYYRHCVAKQAFGYVGHKLFHTLWHWAKRRHPTKSKTWIALKYFINRKGQWHFHGWQKIMDMDCQFNLFQIAKVPIERHVKIRSAATPFDPLYQEYLVKRKAKRLARNSWNEPASTAL